The Biomphalaria glabrata chromosome 17, xgBioGlab47.1, whole genome shotgun sequence genome segment AATACATAGGGACAATACATGGGGACAATACATAGGAACAATACATAGGGACAATACATAGGGACAATACATAGGGACAATACATAGGAACAATACATAGGGACAATACATAGGGACAATACATAGGAACAATACATAGGGACAATACATAGGGACAATACATAGGAACAATACATAGGGACAATACATAGGGACAATACATAGGGACAATACATTGCAtactattaaaacaattttcacatagaaatactatttttctctattatttatttatcacaaagcttacatcacctctccgtctgtctgtctgtctgtgtgtttgaTAAAAAGGTTAAATTTTTAACACGTTACTTCCCCCACACccattcacggatcaagttgaaactttgcaaaggTATTCATTGGTGAAGACActttataaatctatttaaaaaattaaatatttattcaattaattactggaaatattttttttctttgataccaacaaatgaacttaatccttcagtattcaaagAGTTGAGGCCAGAACAAGAGCCACTGCCAATGACAGACGAAGACGGCGCAAAGAAATTAAAATCGACCTTcttcttatcttgtcttatatgatacagacgttacttcaaaaaaaaaaaaaaaagaacatgattacgtcctacgcgtcatgaatttagtcatgcatattaaccaatgacccaaattctgccaagtcactggttttcctggctagctcagcaacccattccttgctctaatagtgctagggaagaaggatatTGGAAAATACCGTAGTTCTCATTCATcgtcggactcgaagacatgcCTATTTATTAtattcagatatatatatatatatatatatatatatatatatatatatatatatatatatatatatagctaaatatgtagggttttggcCCCTTAAATAAGTGAACACGTTATTCCTCCCATACCTTTTCTAGGATCAAgtgtaaattttaaacaaattaataattgtacataacaaaacatagATCCATTTCACCATTTAATCCCCAGATTATTTGGTAATTCATGATTTTGTTTCACATCAAAAAGGGAGCTAGGTATTATTAGCAACGTTTGCTTAATCTGAGAACTAGTTCTGAGATTCACTTACAAAATACCACCAGGACCAGAGGCGTAGTTGGAGGGGGCAAAGGAGCATGATGACCCAGGCGCCACCctcagaaggggggggggcgccactCGCAGCCTATATTTTTATGTAATGTTCATCGAAAATGGGTGGGGCAATAATGTACCTTGCCctgggcgcacgttttgctcactacgcctctgatcAGGACTTGTGTACATTTTCAAAAAGCATAAGACTGTAAGTACATGTCAGATAGAGTTACTACTGTCTTGCCTGACTAATCGCTAATTAATAAGTGTAACAAACAGCTAACACTATCTGCGTAATTTGATGTCCTGGGAGGTAAGCTGTTTTGTGTCTAAGGTCAGCGGATTTTCTGGCcacctgttgttgtttttttgtttgaggtCAGcaattttatgtaaatagtttCTATACGCAATCAAATCAAATGGGCATTATGACCTGCATTCGTTTGCGACGTTGTGGCTTCTCCACAGCAACAAATAATCACCATGGTAACATTGAGCTACTGCTGCTTCATGAGATTCAGAACGAGTTAAAAGACAATCagcttgtgtatgtgtatacTTCCTGGTCACTCAATGGTCTCCAATTTAAATCTTGTCCACCACCACCCTAGGATGcaggggcgtagataggaattttccatcgtttgggggaacgggggggggggcttgacctatTTTGGGGGCCCTGAActttgcttaatatttaatttttaatgtgaaaaaaactcatttgggggacccctCAATTGGGGGCTCAGAAgggattttcaattttcccCCCTCTTCCCTCCTAGATTTTGATcgctagccaaatttaaatttatttatttttaatttgaaaacttaaaacgtcccatgtggccaacaaactagtaattcttttctcagcgacatcaactgttaaatttcaagGAAAAGCGTTAGAGCCGCCCACCCTCCCCGAAGAAATGACTTGAAATAGAGGTATTGTgcagaaaatgaaataaaagcgAAACATAATTTTCAAAAGTACAGAATGTTAATCGGGTAGCTGCTAATACCAATTCttcgaaaacaaaaatgattttgctacaacaaaaaaaaaagatactaatTATTTTGCCACTCTTATCGATGTCATGACAATATGtcctcccccacccctttcaCCCCCTCAACAGATTTAAACTGAACAccgaatgaaataaaaaataattcagtGAATGACGTTTGATAAGAAGGCATCTAAATATAGGCTACTGTTAGCAGAGGAAGACAAATAACAAGCTATTTTTACTAACCATCTTCGATGCGTGTGAGGCCCGGTCGAATGACCGCTGTCCAGCTAGCTGACCACAACATGCAGttcacaataaatataaaagtcCCGAATCGCATACTCTATAAGAAATGGATAAATCCAGGAGGAAATACGGCCTGATATCATAGCATATTCACATAACCTTAATTAGACACAACTAAAGTTTGTTGGTGGAGAAATCGGTTCATAAAGAAGTCCTTAGAAACAGAGGAAAGACACTTAGTTGGTAACATAGAGCCACTTCACCATAAAACACTACAATGGGCAAAAACAAACTTTTGTAGAACGCCGTTGTTGTTCTCAAAGGCCTTCTCGAAATGACCACTCTAATTCTTAGACTCCAGGTAGTGTTTGAAGGCTTAAAAAAACGGAGAAGATAGCGACTCAGAAGTGTACAGCTCTACGGTgatagaagagagaaaaagaaacttacttgaGGCTTACATTTAAATGAACAATTAACCTGTCACGGTTCGCTCCCTTGTTGCCATATTTAGACTAAGACGAATTTCTTCCCTTGAcagtattatcttttttttttttaattcaggtTTAACGgcggatgtgtgtgtgtgtgagagagagagagagagagagagagaggaggaggaggaggaggaagaaGAGTGAGGGTTAAAAGTAATGAGGTCAAAGTAGTGACTTCACGACTGTGTGTAGTCTTCAATTTTTCCATGTTCACGTCTGCTGTCTCGTAACCACGATAGACAGCAGATCATCAGTGAACATGTTTCAATGTTGGTGAGAATGAAACtgtcaactagatctagctccTGTAAAAAAGGAATTTTGATCTAGGCAATTATTCATACAACCCTAATTATCACATGACCCaacagaatttattttaaaacgaaAGTGTTGGACCTCCTCTGAGCAATGTTTCCAGGGGCGGagtggctatatgggcattcggtcAAATGCCCAGTGGGCCGGTATCCTATTGTGTCGGTAGGGCCAGCTAAAAGCCCCATGAATGGCACTATAGAAAGTATTAAATTGTTACAGGTTTTATAGTATTCTGTTGCAAAagggccctctgagcgtcgtgttttaagaaaaaaaacaacctttaacTAACTTTTCAGTGTAATGCTGATTTAATCTATCAAATTTTCCCAAATAATTTAATATCCTACacccgtagacagtgctactactAGGCTTCATTCTTTAAGGGCATACACACTTAGGAATTAGGCctctatttcttttaaagaaatagagttcactgtatgcatgcgtaAAGATATCGATACATCATCAAACTTAACAAAATGATTTTATGACATTTAGAACtagaattggatgcccatcatatgatataaaAGTCAAGGGCCGAATGGTATGAAAATGCCCGGACCGATTTTGATACCTAGTCCACTCCTGATTGTTTGGCTATAGTGTCACCTAAAAgttctataaatctagatcaatttttgggagattttgttttctgtaataattaAAACAGGGTTACAAAGTTGGttagtgtggaaacacaaactcagaattggcccccgaagtggtccactcaggcaggtaaaaagtcagctttcaatatttcaatatggtgggaagcgtggtcgagaggctaagtgcgcttgaacttggcttgtcttggctacctagtaGGGGGCTCGAGGGTCgacacggaaaaccaactccgagataccccctcccccccccactggtccacaaatgagattggaccaaaacgctctgagcatgctactataagcatgaaagtatcgctatataaaagttttaatattaattttcatCATGAAGACATGTGTACGTATAGAAAAATTTGCCGATATTATTCTATTGTTCGGCTGTCTGATGACATTATACCACATAATACGGAGATACGAGCGTATGTTAATCTTTTAATTACTACATTgctaatattcatatgtattcaatgaactgatgcTGGAGATGAAatagttcaatgtgaacctggcttatctgatgttattgaataataattgataatataattgatcgttttgtaaagggccaatctgtCGTTCACGGTCTCAACAAAGATTTGTTTTCCTTTTGGTTAAATCtctaatttaactctttctctccgtaattatttaccacattctggtggaatcaacgttggtatcttctgttaggagagaaagagttaaatctttTTGGGTACACCGTTCTGCACGTGCataatatgaaacactgctTATTAAATGATGTTTAAAATTAAGTTAAACTTATGTACATAATAAATAcactattttacttttaaaacaaaaactaagcattttatttgaaaatgtaaatataacaaaacatactaaaataataatacaaatattttttaaaacattttttaaagaaactttcaaaaacattttaataatttaaaaaacctgGAGGAAAATGACTTCTCTTTGTAATATAGTCTGACTCTCTCTGACTCTATGACTCTCTGACTCTAAAACTCTCTGACGCTGATTCTCTGACTTAAGGATTAATTCATCCCTCTCCTCCCAGATGAGGGGCTATTGTGGTAATATTGACGTATAGCACATGCCTGTCCCCTCTCTTGGACATGAGTGATTACGCAAAACCTAGGTCAAAATAGAATAACTGGAACCCTACTTAGAGATAATTGAAATTTAGTTTAGTCAGGATGGTCAGATATAATTCCTGAATTCAACATTACAATTAGGCctttcttcgagtccgaagatcaatgAGGAGTGCAGTTACATCTTTGCCCTACAGATTTTGCCACGCCAATCGCATACATatccattgtccgccggtggtccaTTTTGGTTCTCTTTTGGCCGTCTACGTCTGGCAGTGTAATTTCTttcggtctcaaatgtgtatcccgcggcctttggaTGAAACCTCCACCTGTCTCTTTCGGCAGCCGCCtgctgccaggtgctctcttttatGTCAGTTTAAGCAAATGAAGGATTCAATGTGTAGTGGTTGAGCCGCCTCTGTTTCCTAAAGTTTAAATTCTCTCTTCTTAAAAACTGTTGTGTTTACATCTAACGCTAATATGGCGAATCAAATGCTAGTCAGACCAAGAAGACtttgtttagaatgtaattAGGCTAACTGGTGTATGAGTCAGGCAGAAGCCAATTGCCTACAAatatagaagaagaagaaaaaaaaacttcagaaTGCGTGTCTGCAACGACTTCCAAGATTTGATCTCAAACCTTAGAATTAGATATGTTCAAAGTTTGTACATATTACGAATACGTTGCACATTCTACTGTAAGACATTGAATATATCGTGCATTTATAAGATCTGgttgttacaaagcttttatcaactctgtctgtctgggtggaatctcaatttagttttatttgcaCTAATTGTGCGGTTCTATcttttatatgtttttcttttaaattttatttattcaattacTTTTGTATCCGACTGTGTCTGAGAGACATATTCTACAGGTGCATGTTGCAGAATCTGAGCCATTCTCAAATTTTTGCAGCCAATGAAGGCCCCTTACAACTGTTCATGCCCTAAGAGACTTCAACATAAATTGACGAGGGATTAATCTATTTTGacaattgtcaaaaaaaaaacaacaactatacaTTCTTTCGAGGACTTACATATGAAAAGAAATGTCACTATGTGACCTTGTGACCTTGGTCAAACATTCGCAGACGTCATTAAAAGGCACACTTTTTCTTTGCGTTCTTGTTCcctttgtacttttttttgtttgcttcatTATCTCCCCTGCCTGTGTGCACGCTTTACAGTGTGTTATGCtctgattgtgtgtgtgtgtatgtgtgtgtgtgtgtgtctgttcgTCCTACCTACAAGATGGCTCCTACATTGAATAAAGCTTGTCATCCCTTACCGCTCTGTCTTCATTCTGTGATCTTCTTTTAAGCGCAACAAATGTTATAAAGAGCAGTCCAACCGTGACCAGTCGTTATAGAAGGTCTCAATACTGTGACATTTGACCTCTgacatggcaacgagctattggtcttaaCTACCCGCAgcttgcgacgtcgcaggtcagtgttcaggccttctataaccaTTGGTCTCGGTCCaactgtaggcctactaagccATACTGGCTCCAGCACAAGACTGGATGTCTTTAAGCAGCAGACAATAAACAATGACAATAATAATTGAAATTATATACAGCTATTAACAAatataatgtaggctcaagacGCAATGAGAACATAACACATATAAACACGAAggttaaaatgacaaaataatttttaaaacgttTTGAACAGACAGGTCTTAAATGTTCTTCTTGTATTTAGTGAAGCATGTTGTTTGTCTGAGATCAAAGGGTAGCGAGTTCCAAGCCTTTGTTCCATTGCAATGAAAAGGCACATAGACCATAGTATTTAGGGAGAAGCGTGGCACAACTCCAAGCGCTGAGTCCATGGAACACGCAGACTCTCTGGTGGACAAAAGAAGTGATCTAAGTCTCAAACAATGTTCACTAAAAGGGGAGCATGACTCTAATTGCTTGGGTCAGTGCAGTTACAAAACGTTTCAATATAGTTATATAGTGTTCTTTGGTATTTTCCCCCAATAAATGCAGTTATAAGTTTCTAGGGTTTGAAGAAATGTAAGGATATTTTGTTGAATCAACGAaaaatatattatcttataaattacagacgttacttcaaaagccAAGATAATTACGTTTttatggctgattcaggcaactaaTACAAGAAGCAACAAATACACTGTAATggaattgttttatttacctTTTGTTAACTTTCTCAACAAAATCTTGTGTAAATCTCTACCCTCTAACATCATCGACTGGTATCTGACAAAGTTTCTACCGATACCATGAACAAATTTTCTGTTAGCCTAAGTTAGCCATGGACATCAGTTTGCTGCCAATGCCGAGTGTGGCTCCATCAGCGGTGCTCTTCACTGCATCCACGATCTGGTTGACGGCGCCGCCCACGGCGTCCGTGGTCTTGTCCACCACGTTGTTCACGATTCCGGTCAGGGCGTTGGTCACGTCTCCAACTCCAAGGACGTTGCCAACGTTGCTGACCACGGCTCCTACCGTCTGCACAGCTTGGTCGATGCCGTTCCCCAGTGTGTTCACCACGTCGTGGATCAGGTTGTTGAAGTCGTCGAAGAAGAGGATCCTGGCCTGCAGCGGGGCAGCGTGCACTGCACAGACAGCCAGCAAGGTGAAGGCTAGGATGAGCTTCATTTTCCTGCCGGAAGTGACGCAAAGTTTCATTTAAGTGCAATAATCTCAGAACCAACATTAAGCAGTAAATGGCTCAAGAGCTTATGTCTTAAACAGtgtacattttagtttttaaattaaacaagtgttttaccacagacctatatatattgtaataacttaagtgaggcaactcaacgaggacatggacgtttatttacatagagacatgacaaacacaaaggggcatctgccttgagcatagcgtctccatattggctctctccttgggcggaaatcgttagtctcctatgtcaacatccgacttgtctggtcactgatagtgcgcaccttctttctgcactatcttggatggcggtgcgcatggcaaagtcataacattgcccctgtcttagcacttttcgtcccgaaaagaaacactgcagctgaggtttgacagttcaggtggaggtcgatcagtgggagccacaggcggcagggagcgtgttccccacgaagccatccgcattgttttcctccagtgccgctttctctttctccagttgaccaggctgttgttgcgatgATGACGTTGGcgtttgccacacaaagagatagggtcgagcactgttttcttcagcacagccgttgatcggacacgctgtctcagcagaccttcccgacagacgcctctcaagggagctgcaggttcgcttgcagccacgttgcaagcaaagtccaatgcaccgcagtcatcctcagacaacagtcttacgtccagaagataggtctcttcagattcaagtggaaaatgtcttcctcttgacagctcagatttagagtggtttgattgacattcatatatgccaatgtcgatgatgatggtagaagtacatatgccctgttggtggttttcttggcatctaaattctatgtgtgatgcgccgcacgtacagttcatgctaaacttctggatgcagttgtcaagcttcgaatttccctcgtaAGCACCGACAGATatgcagaggtctttaaggtccatagcaacaggcttgaacgcagacccaacgttgtcttgctccgtcaggctcattgaggtactggtaacaggtacaacaggaacatccgcttcaggcacataacagacttcagttaaggtactggtaacaggtacaacaggaacaaacgcttcaggcaagtaacagtcttcagtttcttcatttgtctctttccgttcgattcggtacatctcgttgagatcatcacagcaatcattgtcacgtttctcgtcttgaaagtcacaaccacaagacttgcccacaacacagacacagacgacgctcaaatccccagcgactccgtcaccactgtttgtgcagccacagtcttgatcacgcaacttctttaccaacgagtctacaggcaactgctcctttaccaacgagtctagtcgagacaccattttatctacctttttccccatactgttaatttgttcacacatttcatcaataccttcatttatcttgccaatatgcTCATGAATCTCcgatttaatttcaaataagtatgtatctggatcttcgtcttcatctatcaaggcttgccagagacgagctgtaagcacctccttggtaccaccaattatctcatatcggttacgaagttccttcctaagctctctAACCGAGAGTTGGTCCAATTGTTTCAAAGCTGTcattgtaaatcctacctcctctcgttgagttgcctataatcccacttctgacaccaattgtaataacttaagtgaggcaactcaacgaggacatagacgtttatttacatagagacatgacaaacacaaaggggcatctgccttgagcatagcgtctccatattggctctctccttgggcggaaatcgttagtctcctatgtcaacatccgacttgtctggtcactgatagtgcgcaccttctttctgcactatcttggatggcggtgcgcatggcaaagtcataacaatatatatatatatatgcgacAGTAAAAGGGTCgcaacttcgatgggcgggacatgtagtccgcatgccagttctctatgtccagtctagatataatatatataggtctgagTGTTTTACTTTCAACGGTCAAGGGGaaataaaagtgtaaaaaaaattaagtaatacAAAACCAACAAAAGCCTGAGCGAATACAAAGTAGGTCAGAGAATAGACTAGgaacaaataaaacataaaaatactaaaaaaaaaaaaaaaaagcttatataaagtgtaattttatttattactctCTACGTTCTATCGGTTACATGTTTGTGATCTGTGcgctataattattttttaccaattgtttttgtttagcttttagctttctcaatacgatATGATCCTAaaacttgtctggaccagttgagaaagtgaggagggaagaagggggtatcttggtgaatgttgaCATTATCGTTATTAAAATGCATAAACAATGTTCACttgggaactaattcaacttataacgCCACATCtttcaagtacgatttctttcccttgttcaaaccaaacaaaataattaatttaccaatagttaattaccaatttttttcttattgattcttatgttgtcaggtaaagtaaataattgtacaaattttcagcttaatccgagtttgggtgtgggagaaatcacgtgtccAGAATTTGTACCAAAAAGAAAGTCATTTGAACGATGGTCGAACTATTAGGAGTAGATCGGTCATTCGGGCGTGAAAATGACATGGTGGGGATGTATCTTCAACAAGAAAACCTTTTCAACCAATCTTGGTAGAGACGCCATTCGCGAAAACGGATTAAAGAATTGGTCATATTGCCTCTACTGGCAACTGCAGAAATCCGAGCACTTAGTTATGAGAAGAGGTAAAATCTTGAGAGGAATCCGAGAGGGcccgtggtgtctggcagcgtaTGAGTCACCCAGGTCACGACGATCCTTGGTGTCGGTTGAAGAGGTCCtgttggggcatactttgcccggttccgtcCATACTacgactcccgatgccgtcactgtggagagagcgccGAAACAGTTTCACATATAGTATAGAGTTTCCCCAACACCGAGAGTTAAGGGCGGACGTGTCTGGACCGTCACTCGATCTGAAAGGAGACTAAGAGTCTCTGGACGCCCCAGTTTTTTGGTCAGAATACTCCTAGTCCGTCCTGCTCTGTTACCTATCGACATTCATCTCAGGTAACATTTCCCTTTGTTTtgtcccttgaaaaaaaaagataccttTGGTGCAGAGGTGTagtgaaaaaggggggggggaaggcacGATTCCATGAACACACGCAGAGAGGcacaaaaatgtaattattattgtagatattttagttaggttaTACATTATTACAATACgtcatttgtattatattattattaaatacttttatttataagcctactagacatatgttacccgcgacccgcgggtctttatttgcgcattactgttgatatagtcactgagagtgttttgtaaacaattaaacgaaataataatgtaataagtaaagcgaatgtgtcaatgtaaaaatagtgtgaatgaagctatcaaatcaaaatagctaataggcttaaatccattttttaaaattaaaacatttgcttttgaataatctagtggattggatttagatgtatgttaaacgtagctaatgatcctttcacgttatttctctttcgctacgaaaataaaattagttttgcgaaaatggtttacccgaagtcgatacattcttatctattaaaaacgaaaagagcgatagctttgttaaataaatgggattataaagtgaacaattaaacgaaataatttttagtacgcgattcatgaatgaatatagatctaggcctatctcaactcggcttcgcagctttcgtaagcgaatgtagctttagaaaaccaaatttgaatgtttatttgatcaaaatatgaaatgaatggactttaattaatatatttatgtgttaaagtataaaactatctgtgcgaagagaagttttatcatcttagagttggattagagttttagatctagggatgggattataaagtaaacaattaaacgaaataatttttagtacgcgattcatgaatgaatatagatctaggcctttaactcggcttcgcagctttcgtaaacgaatgtagctttagaaaaccaaatttgaatgtttatttgatcaaaatatgaaatgaatggactttaattaatatgtttatgtgttaaagtataaaactatctgtgcgaagagaagttttatcatcttagagttgaattagagttttagatctagggatgggattataaagtaaacaattaaacgaattaatttttagtacgcgattcattacggtattgtctaatgaaagaatgttcgtcaggaaatctgtagtcacagatataaggaactaattaatgtaaaaaatgcttttgaaacacaaaattgaaggttaattttattatataatgaaatcaaaggatctttttttgtcttttcatgtgtcaaagt includes the following:
- the LOC129923688 gene encoding uncharacterized protein LOC129923688, with protein sequence MKLILAFTLLAVCAVHAAPLQARILFFDDFNNLIHDVVNTLGNGIDQAVQTVGAVVSNVGNVLGVGDVTNALTGIVNNVVDKTTDAVGGAVNQIVDAVKSTADGATLGIGSKLMSMANLG